One Paraglaciecola mesophila genomic region harbors:
- the rpsH gene encoding 30S ribosomal protein S8 has translation MSMQDPIADMFTRVRNGQMASKVSVSMPSSKLRVAIAAVLKEEGYITDFAVSGDVKPVLEVTLKYFEGKKVIESIERVSRPGLRIYKKKDELPKVLGGLGVAIVSTSKGVMTDRAARKAGMGGEIIGYVA, from the coding sequence ATGAGCATGCAAGATCCTATCGCGGACATGTTTACACGTGTTCGTAACGGTCAGATGGCTAGCAAAGTTTCTGTATCTATGCCTTCATCTAAGTTACGTGTTGCAATTGCAGCCGTACTTAAAGAAGAAGGTTATATTACAGACTTCGCTGTTTCTGGTGACGTTAAACCTGTTTTAGAAGTGACGCTTAAGTACTTCGAAGGCAAGAAAGTAATTGAAAGCATTGAGCGCGTAAGTCGCCCTGGTCTTCGCATCTATAAGAAAAAAGATGAGTTGCCAAAAGTATTGGGTGGTTTAGGTGTTGCTATCGTTTCTACCTCTAAAGGTGTGATGACTGACCGTGCCGCGCGTAAAGCGGGTATGGGTGGTGAGATCATCGGCTACGTAGCGTAA
- the rpsN gene encoding 30S ribosomal protein S14: MAKESMKAREVKRAKLVAKFATKRAELKATISNVNSSDEERWDAVLKLQQLPRDSARTRQQNRCRITGRPHGFLRKFGLSRIKLREAAMRGEVPGLKKASW; the protein is encoded by the coding sequence ATGGCAAAAGAATCAATGAAAGCGCGCGAAGTAAAACGCGCCAAGCTAGTTGCTAAGTTCGCTACTAAACGAGCTGAACTTAAAGCAACTATCAGCAACGTCAACTCTTCTGACGAAGAACGTTGGGACGCTGTTCTTAAGCTACAACAACTTCCACGTGATTCAGCTCGTACACGTCAACAAAATCGTTGTCGTATTACTGGCCGTCCACATGGTTTCCTACGCAAGTTTGGTCTTAGCCGTATTAAGTTGCGTGAAGCAGCGATGCGCGGTGAAGTACCTGGCCTTAAAAAAGCCAGCTGGTAA
- the rplE gene encoding 50S ribosomal protein L5: MAKLHDFYKETVVAELAKQFNYKSVMQVPRIEKITLNMGLGEAVADKKVLENATADMQAIAGQKPVVTVARKSVAGFKIREGYPIGCKVTLRGERMWEFFERLVSIAIPRIRDFRGLNPKSFDGRGNYSMGVREQIIFPEIDFDKVDKIRGMDITITTSAETDAEAHALLSAFSFPFKK; encoded by the coding sequence ATGGCGAAACTGCATGATTTCTATAAAGAAACAGTAGTAGCGGAACTTGCGAAGCAGTTCAACTACAAAAGCGTCATGCAAGTCCCTCGGATTGAGAAAATCACTCTAAACATGGGTTTAGGTGAAGCGGTAGCAGACAAAAAGGTGTTGGAAAACGCAACTGCTGACATGCAAGCAATTGCTGGTCAGAAGCCTGTTGTTACTGTTGCTCGCAAATCTGTAGCGGGTTTTAAAATCCGTGAAGGTTATCCGATTGGCTGTAAAGTAACCCTACGTGGTGAACGTATGTGGGAATTCTTTGAACGTTTAGTATCAATTGCAATTCCTCGTATCCGTGACTTCCGTGGCTTGAATCCTAAGTCGTTTGACGGCCGTGGAAACTATAGCATGGGTGTTCGTGAGCAAATTATCTTCCCAGAAATCGATTTCGATAAGGTAGATAAAATTCGCGGTATGGATATTACTATCACGACTAGCGCTGAAACCGATGCGGAAGCACATGCACTTCTTAGTGCGTTTAGTTTCCCATTTAAAAAGTAA
- the rplX gene encoding 50S ribosomal protein L24 yields MARKIRRDDEIIVLAGKDKGKQGKVLKVLPAADRLIVEGVNLVKKHQKPNPQLGVTGGVIEKEASIHVSNVAIVNPKTGKADRVGFRFEDDKKVRFFKSDGELV; encoded by the coding sequence ATGGCTAGAAAAATTCGTCGTGATGATGAAATCATCGTTTTGGCAGGTAAAGACAAAGGAAAACAAGGCAAAGTGCTTAAAGTTCTTCCAGCGGCTGACCGCTTAATCGTTGAAGGTGTGAACTTGGTGAAGAAGCATCAGAAACCTAACCCTCAATTGGGCGTTACTGGTGGTGTTATTGAGAAAGAAGCATCAATTCACGTGTCAAATGTAGCGATTGTTAACCCTAAAACGGGTAAAGCAGATCGCGTAGGTTTCCGTTTTGAAGACGACAAAAAAGTTCGTTTCTTCAAATCTGACGGTGAACTGGTTTAA
- the rplN gene encoding 50S ribosomal protein L14, whose translation MIQMQTNLDVADNSGARRVQCIKVLGGSHRRYAHIGDIIKVTVKEAIPRGKVKKGDVLTAVVVRTRKGVRRSDGSSIRFDNNAAVLLNANKQPIGTRIFGPVTRELRVNNMKIVSLAPEVL comes from the coding sequence ATGATCCAAATGCAAACTAACCTGGATGTAGCCGATAACTCGGGTGCTCGCAGGGTTCAGTGTATTAAGGTTCTTGGTGGCTCGCATCGCCGTTATGCACATATTGGCGACATCATTAAAGTTACCGTTAAAGAAGCAATTCCTCGCGGTAAAGTAAAAAAAGGTGATGTGCTAACTGCAGTGGTGGTGCGTACTAGAAAAGGCGTTCGTCGTTCTGATGGATCTTCGATCCGTTTTGATAACAACGCAGCTGTTTTGCTTAACGCAAACAAGCAACCAATTGGTACGCGTATCTTTGGCCCGGTCACTCGTGAGCTTCGTGTTAATAACATGAAAATCGTCTCACTGGCCCCTGAGGTACTATAA
- a CDS encoding AMP-binding protein: MSLQTPLEMMYHWEDSTPQKVYLKQPINGAVISYTWAQTADKVRRVAAGLIALNLPAGSHIALLSKNCAEWFITDLAIMLAGHVSVPIYSTAGEKTIQYVLNHASCPVIFVGKLDDTAEQVAAIPEGVTKLAFPYPGIEADQDWDSLMANEPYMERPVPELDSTMTIIYTSGSTGNPKGVVHTYNSISWAASNSKNELNVGADDRILSYLPLAHITERVLVEMASFYANTQIGFIESLDTFNRDICHLRPTLFISVPRLWTRFQMGVLANMPQKKLDFLLKIPFIGNIVAGKIRTKLGLDKARMCASGSAPISPATLKWFLNIGVKISEGWGMTENSAYGTCCVPFREDKIGSIGRAYEGVDIRIGDEGEIQVKGPCNMQEYYLEPDKTAETFTDDGYLRTGDKGEIDSDGYVKITGRLKEIFKTAKGKYIAPVPIEALIMGNSSVEQVCVTGSQLKQPIALIVLSEDAAKQDEDKIEKSLLATLESVNSGLESHAVLDRFVIMKDDWTVDNGLLTPTLKIKRHLLEEKYDALINDTQKGKLIYQS; this comes from the coding sequence ATGTCGTTACAAACGCCCTTAGAAATGATGTACCACTGGGAAGATTCAACACCTCAGAAGGTATACTTAAAGCAACCGATTAATGGTGCGGTGATTAGTTATACTTGGGCACAAACGGCAGACAAAGTGCGCCGCGTTGCAGCAGGGTTAATAGCACTTAATTTACCCGCAGGCAGTCACATCGCCTTATTATCAAAAAATTGTGCTGAATGGTTTATTACTGATCTAGCCATTATGTTAGCGGGGCATGTGTCAGTTCCGATATATTCTACTGCAGGCGAAAAAACGATTCAGTACGTTTTAAATCATGCATCTTGCCCGGTTATTTTTGTTGGTAAATTAGATGATACCGCAGAGCAAGTGGCGGCGATCCCTGAGGGCGTGACTAAATTAGCCTTCCCTTATCCGGGCATTGAAGCAGACCAGGATTGGGACAGCCTAATGGCAAATGAGCCCTATATGGAGCGCCCAGTACCTGAATTAGACAGTACCATGACGATTATTTATACCTCAGGGAGTACGGGCAATCCCAAAGGTGTAGTGCACACTTATAATTCCATTAGTTGGGCAGCAAGCAACTCTAAAAACGAATTGAATGTGGGGGCAGATGACCGCATATTGAGTTATCTACCGTTAGCACATATTACTGAGCGTGTACTTGTTGAGATGGCTAGCTTTTATGCAAATACCCAGATCGGTTTTATTGAGTCACTTGATACCTTTAATCGCGATATTTGCCATTTACGACCAACGCTCTTTATATCCGTACCGCGACTTTGGACAAGATTCCAAATGGGCGTATTAGCAAACATGCCTCAGAAGAAACTCGATTTTCTTCTGAAGATACCGTTTATTGGCAATATTGTAGCGGGTAAAATTAGAACGAAACTTGGCTTAGACAAAGCGCGCATGTGTGCCAGTGGTTCAGCGCCAATATCGCCAGCCACGTTAAAATGGTTCTTAAACATTGGGGTGAAAATATCGGAAGGCTGGGGCATGACAGAGAACAGTGCCTACGGCACCTGTTGTGTGCCCTTTAGAGAAGACAAAATTGGTAGTATCGGTCGTGCCTATGAAGGTGTAGACATTCGAATTGGTGATGAAGGCGAGATCCAAGTAAAAGGGCCTTGTAATATGCAAGAATACTATTTGGAGCCAGATAAAACCGCTGAAACATTCACTGATGATGGCTATCTAAGAACAGGTGATAAAGGTGAGATAGACAGTGATGGCTATGTGAAAATTACAGGGCGATTAAAAGAAATATTCAAAACTGCCAAAGGAAAATATATCGCCCCTGTGCCCATCGAAGCGCTGATTATGGGAAATTCTTCTGTTGAGCAGGTGTGTGTTACAGGATCGCAGTTAAAGCAACCTATCGCGTTAATTGTGTTGTCTGAAGATGCGGCAAAACAAGACGAAGATAAAATTGAAAAGAGTCTGCTGGCAACGTTGGAGTCGGTTAATAGTGGTTTAGAAAGTCACGCAGTGCTAGACCGGTTTGTGATCATGAAAGATGATTGGACTGTCGATAACGGCCTTCTGACTCCAACCCTTAAAATCAAGCGTCACTTATTGGAAGAAAAGTATGATGCGTTAATAAATGACACACAGAAGGGAAAGCTGATATACCAGAGCTAA
- a CDS encoding LysR substrate-binding domain-containing protein — MRKLPPLNALRYFSVAAQTLSFKEAADQLFVTQAAISQHIKTLEAFLGCPLFIRGHRSVSLTPAGQRLAPYVASGFTSFLNGVDSVAADEQPNSLTITATESLSIRWLVPRLSKFQALHPNMNVKIQPTNTLLDFEANDIDVAIRFGKGTYPNLESQKLLEDTLYLVCHPSLKEKALSPKHLLNLPTLKEKSSDIMVAWNKFYELHGLPIGQGLTSLQVDDSSVTIIEAALAGQGFAMIRNSLIYEQLEKGQLVRLFDFSFPCQYAYYLVAPPSHFSRLKVQKFTRWVVEQFGQITNPN, encoded by the coding sequence GTGCGTAAATTACCTCCTTTAAATGCTTTACGTTATTTTTCTGTTGCGGCGCAGACATTGAGCTTCAAAGAAGCAGCAGATCAACTTTTTGTGACCCAGGCAGCTATTAGTCAACATATAAAAACCTTAGAAGCGTTCTTAGGTTGCCCATTATTTATAAGAGGCCATCGAAGTGTCTCTCTTACCCCTGCGGGACAAAGGCTAGCGCCATATGTGGCGTCAGGTTTCACATCATTCTTAAACGGAGTAGACAGCGTAGCAGCAGATGAGCAGCCTAATAGCTTAACCATCACAGCCACTGAGTCTTTGTCAATACGGTGGTTGGTTCCTCGGTTATCGAAGTTCCAAGCATTACATCCAAATATGAATGTTAAAATACAGCCGACAAATACCCTATTAGATTTTGAAGCAAATGATATTGATGTAGCGATACGCTTCGGTAAGGGGACTTATCCAAATTTAGAAAGTCAAAAGTTGCTGGAAGACACGCTGTACTTAGTCTGTCACCCTAGTTTAAAGGAGAAAGCGCTAAGCCCAAAACATCTGCTCAACTTACCGACACTAAAAGAAAAAAGCAGTGATATTATGGTGGCGTGGAATAAATTCTATGAGCTGCACGGCCTCCCTATAGGGCAAGGATTAACCTCGCTCCAAGTAGATGACTCTAGTGTCACCATCATTGAAGCCGCATTAGCGGGGCAAGGTTTTGCGATGATCCGCAACAGTTTGATTTACGAACAACTAGAAAAAGGGCAATTAGTCCGGTTGTTTGACTTCAGTTTCCCCTGTCAATACGCTTATTATTTGGTTGCACCACCTTCTCATTTTTCCCGTTTAAAAGTTCAGAAATTTACGCGTTGGGTCGTCGAACAATTTGGCCAAATCACAAATCCAAACTGA
- the rlmB gene encoding 23S rRNA (guanosine(2251)-2'-O)-methyltransferase RlmB codes for MAQHEWLYGIHALEAVIEREPERLIELFVLKGRDDKPINTIINHARKFGIAVQFCQRKTLDDKVNGEQHQGVVAKAKPGKQFNENDLDDIIQKSATPFLLVLDGVTDPHNLGACLRTADAAGIDAIVVPKDNSVALTPVVRKVACGAADLIPLIQVTNLARTLREIKDAGVWVVGTAGEATQSIYQCKMQGPIALVMGAEGKGMRRLTREHCDELIKLPMAGSVSSLNVSVATGICLYEIVRQRAL; via the coding sequence ATGGCTCAACATGAGTGGTTGTATGGAATTCACGCATTAGAAGCTGTTATAGAGCGCGAACCTGAGAGATTAATTGAGCTGTTTGTGCTTAAAGGCCGAGATGATAAACCTATCAACACTATTATTAATCATGCGCGTAAGTTTGGTATTGCAGTGCAGTTTTGTCAGCGCAAAACGTTAGACGACAAAGTCAATGGTGAGCAACATCAAGGTGTAGTGGCAAAAGCCAAACCCGGCAAACAGTTTAACGAAAATGACTTAGATGACATCATCCAGAAAAGCGCGACACCCTTTTTACTCGTACTAGATGGCGTAACCGATCCGCATAATTTAGGTGCATGCTTGCGTACTGCCGATGCTGCAGGAATTGATGCCATTGTGGTACCCAAAGATAACTCGGTTGCCTTAACACCTGTGGTTCGAAAAGTTGCATGTGGGGCAGCAGATCTTATCCCGCTTATTCAGGTTACTAACCTTGCACGTACTTTGCGCGAAATTAAGGACGCTGGCGTATGGGTGGTAGGGACCGCAGGGGAAGCAACCCAAAGTATTTACCAGTGTAAAATGCAAGGGCCAATCGCCTTAGTGATGGGGGCTGAAGGGAAAGGAATGCGCAGACTCACCCGAGAACACTGTGACGAGCTTATTAAGCTGCCAATGGCGGGCTCTGTATCAAGCTTGAATGTATCCGTCGCAACAGGCATTTGCCTATATGAAATAGTGCGCCAGCGGGCGTTATAG
- the rnr gene encoding ribonuclease R — protein sequence MSDDPFYQREKEKYENPVASREYLLELLTKAKKPLSFLEFCHLLNAEDEDSRIGIQRRLRAMEREGQIEFNRDKKYAKLKLEELIQGRVIGHRDGFGFLKRDDGEKDLFIHNAQMSTVLHGDVVLVKESGTDNRGRREARIAKIIEPRSEPIVGRYFFENGVGLVIPDDSRINHEITIPGEYVNGARQGFIVVVEIVQRPRRRVNAIGKVLEVLGEHMAPGMEIDMALRTFDIPHVWPKGVTKQISALTEHVPEEAKENRIDLRQLPLVTIDGEDARDFDDAVFCEPLEDGGWQLWVAIADVSYYVRPGTALDSEAQNRGNSVYFPEQVIPMLPEVLSNGLCSLNPQVDRLCMVCEMTISANGELAEHQFYEAVMNSKARLTYTKVWDLLKDEGQANPELHKRYAEQVPHLKNLHDMYRTLKRRRNQRGAIEFETQESKFVFNAQRKIDTIVPVTRNDAHKLIEECMILANVAAAKTLSKQKAEALYRIHDEPDSDRLSAFLSYLAEVGITHHISKDASPQEFTEVISKIQGRADQELIQTMLLRSMKQAVYSHENIGHFGLALDAYAHFTSPIRRYPDLVVHRALKATIDKKQQRKSKTGGKAYTEEEVDALGEQCSMTERRADDATRDVSDWLKCEFMLDHVGDTFDGVIASVTSFGFFVRLTEFHIDGLVHISALDNDFYQFDETKQHLVGENSGIVYRLGDPLEVKVAGVNLDERKIDFVLAKAPPKPRGRKRAAKKSTSTKKDATKNTSGKESPVSKAGAKAASDSDKAGANKKKPRTRRSSNKGGTASKPASKPRRSSSNKRKK from the coding sequence ATGAGCGACGATCCCTTTTACCAGCGCGAGAAAGAAAAATACGAAAATCCGGTAGCGAGCCGAGAATATCTGCTCGAATTACTGACTAAAGCCAAAAAACCGTTATCCTTTCTTGAATTTTGTCACCTATTAAACGCAGAAGATGAAGATAGTCGTATCGGTATTCAACGTCGTTTGCGGGCAATGGAGCGCGAAGGGCAAATCGAATTCAATCGTGATAAAAAATACGCCAAGCTTAAATTAGAAGAGCTGATTCAAGGGCGTGTGATTGGCCACAGAGATGGGTTTGGTTTTTTAAAGCGCGATGATGGGGAAAAAGACCTATTTATTCATAACGCCCAAATGTCTACCGTGCTGCATGGTGATGTAGTGTTGGTTAAAGAAAGCGGCACTGACAACAGAGGTCGTAGAGAAGCCCGCATCGCGAAAATCATCGAGCCACGTAGCGAGCCTATTGTGGGCCGCTACTTTTTTGAAAACGGCGTGGGATTAGTCATACCGGATGATAGCCGTATTAATCACGAAATTACTATTCCAGGCGAATACGTAAACGGCGCTCGTCAAGGTTTTATCGTGGTAGTAGAGATTGTTCAACGTCCAAGGCGCCGAGTTAACGCGATCGGTAAAGTGTTAGAAGTATTGGGTGAACATATGGCGCCAGGTATGGAAATCGACATGGCCCTGCGCACATTCGATATTCCTCATGTTTGGCCCAAAGGTGTCACTAAGCAAATTTCCGCTCTGACCGAACACGTACCTGAAGAAGCCAAAGAAAATAGAATTGATCTACGCCAACTGCCCTTGGTTACCATTGACGGTGAGGATGCCCGCGATTTTGATGACGCAGTTTTTTGCGAACCATTAGAAGACGGTGGCTGGCAATTATGGGTTGCAATTGCGGATGTGAGTTATTACGTCAGACCTGGCACCGCACTAGATAGCGAAGCGCAAAACCGCGGTAACTCAGTATACTTCCCTGAGCAAGTTATCCCCATGCTGCCCGAAGTGCTATCCAATGGTTTATGCTCTTTGAACCCGCAGGTCGACCGTTTATGTATGGTCTGTGAAATGACCATTAGCGCAAACGGGGAGCTAGCAGAGCATCAGTTCTATGAAGCGGTAATGAACTCCAAAGCACGCCTTACCTACACCAAAGTGTGGGATTTATTGAAAGATGAGGGACAAGCAAACCCTGAATTGCATAAGCGTTACGCGGAGCAGGTTCCCCATCTTAAAAATCTACATGATATGTACCGTACATTAAAACGTAGACGCAATCAGCGCGGTGCCATTGAATTTGAAACGCAAGAAAGTAAGTTTGTGTTTAATGCTCAGCGTAAAATAGACACCATTGTGCCTGTCACGCGTAATGATGCTCACAAATTGATCGAAGAGTGTATGATTTTAGCCAACGTAGCGGCGGCAAAAACCTTAAGTAAGCAAAAGGCTGAAGCATTATATCGCATTCATGACGAGCCAGACTCTGATAGATTGAGCGCATTTTTGTCTTATCTAGCTGAAGTGGGCATCACGCACCACATCAGCAAGGACGCGTCTCCGCAAGAATTCACCGAGGTGATCAGTAAAATTCAGGGGAGAGCGGATCAAGAGCTTATTCAAACTATGCTGCTTCGTTCGATGAAACAAGCTGTATATAGTCACGAAAATATTGGTCATTTTGGTTTAGCGCTTGATGCCTATGCGCACTTTACTTCGCCTATTCGCCGCTATCCTGATCTCGTGGTACATCGTGCTTTAAAAGCCACGATTGATAAAAAACAGCAACGAAAAAGTAAAACTGGGGGGAAAGCGTACACAGAAGAAGAAGTGGATGCTCTAGGGGAGCAATGCTCAATGACAGAGCGACGGGCTGATGATGCAACGCGAGACGTATCAGACTGGCTCAAGTGCGAATTTATGCTCGACCATGTTGGGGATACATTTGATGGGGTTATTGCATCCGTCACCAGTTTTGGCTTCTTCGTACGTCTGACTGAATTTCATATTGATGGGTTAGTGCACATCTCTGCATTAGATAACGATTTTTATCAGTTTGACGAAACCAAGCAGCATTTAGTGGGTGAAAATTCCGGTATTGTTTATCGCCTTGGTGATCCGCTTGAAGTCAAAGTGGCAGGGGTGAATTTAGATGAACGAAAAATTGATTTTGTGTTAGCCAAGGCTCCGCCTAAACCTAGAGGAAGAAAGCGCGCAGCAAAAAAATCGACTTCAACTAAAAAAGACGCAACCAAAAATACCTCAGGTAAAGAAAGCCCAGTATCAAAAGCCGGTGCTAAAGCAGCAAGTGACAGCGACAAAGCTGGCGCAAACAAAAAGAAACCGCGCACGCGTCGTTCGAGTAATAAAGGCGGTACAGCCTCTAAACCTGCTTCGAAGCCACGCCGCTCATCGTCAAATAAGAGGAAGAAGTAA
- a CDS encoding tetratricopeptide repeat protein: MKMSFSKLFNLGLFTGCLSLITVGASVSFAAEELKAVQLYSQDELLRLIHRNEHLSRVVLDDCQLVQDIEARAQTLKIPAYQFLWGDMLAWGVCVDAEPERGVNFMRQAADQGLPEGLEQLGRYYSKGKLVQQDKERAVVFLREASMLGNQKAQIELVELFLDGYGSPYDYEDAYHWLYNAVTNDKQTHQKIAHCLSELEKLMHPKAVRKAKRPLES, translated from the coding sequence ATGAAAATGTCATTCTCTAAATTGTTCAATCTAGGCCTGTTTACTGGTTGTTTAAGTTTAATCACAGTAGGGGCTTCTGTTAGTTTTGCGGCAGAAGAGCTCAAAGCCGTCCAGCTATATTCTCAAGATGAGCTATTGCGTTTAATTCATCGCAATGAACATTTAAGTCGCGTTGTTTTAGATGACTGTCAGTTAGTGCAAGACATAGAAGCCAGAGCACAGACCTTAAAAATACCTGCCTATCAATTTTTATGGGGTGACATGCTTGCTTGGGGCGTTTGCGTAGATGCTGAACCCGAGCGTGGTGTTAACTTTATGCGTCAAGCCGCTGATCAAGGTTTACCTGAAGGCTTGGAACAACTTGGTCGGTACTATTCAAAAGGTAAGCTAGTACAACAGGATAAAGAACGAGCGGTGGTCTTTTTACGTGAAGCATCCATGTTGGGCAATCAAAAGGCACAAATTGAATTGGTCGAATTGTTTCTCGACGGTTACGGTAGCCCCTATGATTATGAAGATGCATATCACTGGTTATATAATGCCGTGACCAACGATAAGCAGACGCACCAAAAAATAGCCCACTGTTTATCTGAACTCGAAAAACTGATGCACCCGAAGGCGGTTCGTAAAGCAAAACGGCCTTTAGAGTCTTAA
- a CDS encoding TIGR02647 family protein: MSLTNEMVNEFNLLLKFPTTSLMQGLKIHHDAEPELIDAAKRLFEKGIVTLPDGGYLTDLGHDLIEHAQVVQSALAS, from the coding sequence ATGTCACTTACGAACGAAATGGTTAACGAGTTTAATTTACTATTGAAGTTTCCCACTACTAGCTTGATGCAAGGCTTGAAAATACATCATGACGCAGAGCCTGAACTCATTGATGCCGCTAAGCGCTTATTTGAAAAAGGCATAGTGACCTTGCCAGATGGCGGCTACTTGACCGATCTTGGTCACGATTTGATTGAACATGCACAAGTGGTGCAGTCTGCGTTGGCAAGTTAA
- the fre gene encoding NAD(P)H-flavin reductase — protein MHHTLCKVDSIVALNPVVSLVTLTPQQPFTHQAGQYLKIVMDEGDQRPFSIATAPREDGTIQLHIGAEPGNSYAGEVLEKMRNEGEITVNGGLGNAYAQLESSMPTILLAGGTGFSYTQAILHKMLEVSESVEGHKDPIFLYWGTRSTADMYAYDELVALDKKHAHFTFVPVVEHPGHQWSGKTGYVHKAVLEDFVSLEPYRVYVAGRFEMAGVAREDFHQQGLILKNLFGDAFEFI, from the coding sequence ATGCATCACACACTATGTAAGGTTGACTCCATTGTTGCTCTCAACCCTGTCGTCAGCCTAGTGACCTTGACACCTCAGCAGCCTTTTACCCACCAGGCTGGTCAATACCTTAAAATCGTCATGGACGAAGGCGATCAACGCCCCTTTAGTATCGCCACGGCTCCTCGCGAAGATGGCACCATTCAATTGCATATCGGTGCTGAGCCAGGCAATAGTTACGCTGGTGAAGTGCTTGAAAAAATGCGCAATGAAGGGGAAATCACGGTAAACGGTGGTTTAGGCAACGCGTATGCACAACTTGAAAGCAGCATGCCCACTATTTTACTTGCTGGCGGGACTGGCTTTTCTTATACCCAGGCTATTTTGCATAAAATGCTTGAGGTAAGTGAATCGGTTGAAGGTCACAAAGATCCTATTTTCCTATATTGGGGCACCCGTTCTACCGCAGACATGTATGCCTACGATGAACTTGTCGCACTTGATAAGAAACATGCCCACTTTACCTTCGTTCCTGTGGTTGAGCATCCAGGGCACCAGTGGTCGGGTAAGACCGGCTATGTACATAAGGCAGTACTTGAAGATTTTGTTAGCCTTGAGCCCTATCGTGTCTATGTTGCAGGTCGATTTGAAATGGCTGGTGTCGCACGAGAAGACTTCCACCAGCAAGGGTTGATATTGAAAAACTTGTTCGGCGATGCATTCGAGTTTATTTAA
- the trmL gene encoding tRNA (uridine(34)/cytosine(34)/5-carboxymethylaminomethyluridine(34)-2'-O)-methyltransferase TrmL, translating into MLDIVLYQPEIPPNTGNIIRLCANTGFALHLIEPLGFEWDDKRVRRAGLDYHEFANVVRHASLDAYIESRQPKRVFACTTKGTTFFAKAEYQVGDALLFGPETRGLPNEVIQSLPPEQRVRIPMLADSRSMNLSNAVSVFVYEAWRQLDFSGAV; encoded by the coding sequence ATGCTAGACATTGTATTATACCAACCTGAAATTCCGCCCAATACTGGCAATATTATTCGCTTATGCGCTAATACGGGCTTTGCCCTGCATTTAATTGAGCCGTTAGGGTTTGAATGGGACGACAAACGAGTTCGCCGAGCTGGACTGGATTATCACGAATTCGCTAATGTGGTCAGGCATGCGTCTTTGGATGCTTATATTGAATCACGCCAACCTAAACGGGTCTTTGCTTGCACAACCAAAGGGACAACTTTTTTTGCTAAAGCCGAGTATCAAGTAGGTGACGCGTTATTGTTTGGCCCTGAAACACGGGGTTTGCCAAATGAGGTGATCCAAAGCTTGCCACCAGAACAAAGAGTACGCATTCCAATGCTCGCGGACAGTCGCAGCATGAATTTGTCTAATGCGGTATCTGTATTTGTTTATGAAGCATGGCGTCAACTTGATTTCAGTGGCGCGGTGTAG